In Anaerolineae bacterium, the sequence CGCTGGCCACCCCCCTTCTCACACCGTACATCGCATCGTACAGCCTGGTCGCTCCGCTGGCTGTCATCGCCACGCGCTGGCCTCAGGCCGGCATTGCCATCTGGGGGGCATTGTGGTGGCATGTAATTGTGTTTTCCATGCCGTTGGGAACGTGACGCGCTGATGGTGCATCTTTAGCCCGGCCCGCGATTGGATAAGCTCACGCCGGCAGGGATTCCGACTATGCCGAATCCGCGTCACCGATGTTTGCGGCAGTCTATCGGGTGGACCAATCCCATTACTAAAGGAGGCAGTCACCATGTGGGAAGAATTCAAGAAGTTCGCCATGCGCGGCAGTGTCATTGACCTGGCGATTGGCATCATCCTGGGCACCGCCTTTGGGGCCATTGTCAATTCCTTCGTCAATGACATCATCATGCCCCCCATCGGGCTGTTGCTGGGGAAAGTGGACTTTTCGAACCTCTTCATCAACCTATCCAAGACGCCCTATGCCAGCCTGGCGGAGGCACAGCAAGCCGGCGCCCCCACCATCAACTACGGTATCTTCATCAACACCATCATCAACTTCCTGATCGTGGCATTCGTGCTCTTCCTCATTATCCGGCAGGTGAACCGCTGGACCGCCAAGCCGGCCGAGCCGGCGGCTCCCACGACGAAGGAGTGCCCATACTGCTATTCGCAGATTCCCATCAAAGCGACCCGCTGTCCTAACTGCACCTCACAACTGCAGTAAGAACCGGGAAGAAACTGCCTGGCGGCTGAAGTTGCGGCAGTGACTGTGGAGCTTGCCTGGGCAGGTTCACTGCCGTCAGCCCGGCCGGCTTGGCAAGCCGCAGGCGCCGTTTCAACTGGCAGGCCAGTTTGACAGCGCCATGGGATTGTGTTATACTAACTTGTGTACACAAGTACATAAGTGTACAAGAGCGGCCGGCCTTCTACCTCCCTGCAGACAGCAGGACCTGCCATGGAACTGATTGACAAAAACAGCGTCACACCCTACTATATCCAGCTCGCCGAGATACTGAAACGCCAGATCGCTACACCACCCCCCGGCGAAAAGTGGCGCCTGCCGTCCGAAAACGA encodes:
- the mscL gene encoding large conductance mechanosensitive channel protein MscL; translation: MWEEFKKFAMRGSVIDLAIGIILGTAFGAIVNSFVNDIIMPPIGLLLGKVDFSNLFINLSKTPYASLAEAQQAGAPTINYGIFINTIINFLIVAFVLFLIIRQVNRWTAKPAEPAAPTTKECPYCYSQIPIKATRCPNCTSQLQ